Within the Nicotiana tabacum cultivar K326 chromosome 11, ASM71507v2, whole genome shotgun sequence genome, the region GTTGGTCGGTTTACAGGTATTGGCACTTCTTACTCTTCAACTATGAAGCTAGAAACTAGAAATAATCAGCtcgagtttttttttttgaattttttgaataaATTATGCATGTTGAAAGTGAACTGATACGAAGCAAATTGTATGAGCTGGAAAAAGTGAGGTATTCTTATTTCTTACCTTTGTTGTTTTATCACAGCCCTAAGGTTCTTAGTTTAGAATGATATTAGTGATTCCGAGGCATGTTGGGATTGATTGGGAAGCCTAACTTTTTCTGTATGATTCTGTAGTTCCAAGAGCTCTCTGTTTTAGCATTGTGAGGTCCCATATTCGGAACAAACCATTGAGAAATTCGGGAGCTAATAAAGGGTAGGATGAAGGAGCTGGATTATATTGAATCGGATATTTTGGCCTACCATGTTCTTTCTTTGACTACAAGGGTCGTTTATCGTGATGTTTACTTCTGCTGGTTTTTCGCTTGATTGGggtaatttttattattctagaATTCTTGTATAATTTGCTAAATTGTGCAAAACTATTGGTAGTAATAAAACCGAGTCAGCTTGGATTCTAGAAAGTAAACTGGCTCAAAAGAAATTGATGGTAAGCCTAAttttcatttttgagttttgccTATGTGTGCATGATTTTAAATGCTTTCCACGAGAAATACTGGTTAACAGAGACTTTGGCCAATAAGAGTACTTCGCAGTCTGAATATCCTCTTTTAGTAAGGGGTGGTAGTCGGTATGGCCTTGAgcttttgatgtccttacttttTCCATGTTAATATTCACATATTGAATTATTGCGAATTTGTATTTATTTAAAGAAGAAGGTGTATTAGAGTAGTCATTATTTAGAACTGTGTGATACTGAAACATTTACGGGTTTCTTCATGTAAGTATTCTCGATTTTGTTATGTAGGTATattgaataaaaaatattttcttttctttcttttgttgcaGCCTATACTTGTATATATGTCAAAAGTTGACGGCAAATTCGAATTTAGTCCCATTAGTGTTAATTTCTTGACTGAGTTAGCAAAAGTTGCATTTGCAGTAGTAATGCTATGCTTACAGGTATGCTTTGTCTCTCCATTGCTTAACTTATTCTATAACCTTCTACACCTTCAATTTTTCTATGagcttcttctcttctttttcaatATAACAAAATTCTCTACTGGATATTGCTCATATGCATCATAATTTGTTATTAATTTCTTGATACCTTGGTAGTTGGTACAACTATTCACTTGTTCTAAAATGTCTCTATCTCTTGTATCATTTGAAGGCTCGAGGCCAGAAGGCTGGTGAGAAGTCTCTTCTCTCTTTCTCCACATTGTTCCAGGTAAGACTTGTTAATACTCAAAGTGATTTCACTAGGCTTATATAGATATAAAAGTTTCTTGTGAAGTTGTGTCAAAAAATAGAACAATGTTTCCACTCAGATGTGTGTTTTCACGTATGCAAAAGAATATACCTAATCTGGTTGATATTTGGACGATAGCTTAGTTTATTTAGAAATTTTCTTCCCATTATGCAGTCGATTCTTTCTTTGCCCAATTACTCCTGTCCTCTCATATCATATGGAGGCTCTTCCATATGAAGGGGATCTTTTTTCTGTTAGAACATATGTAAGGGAGAAGCTACATTTATAAGACTCTATGAATGAGATTAAAATTTTAAGGTGCCAAAATGGTAAGCCGGTTTTAACTGGAGCCATTTATCTCCATTACCCATTCCACAATTTTGTATTATTCAGCACAGAGTGGGATAAGAGTACGAAGAAAATATTACTGTTGTCAATCTGGAATCCCAAAGCTCTTCACGTTAGTCTTGGctttttaagtcattttttaATGTGAAATCCATTTTATGCTTATATATTTTAGCAACTAATCTTAAATATTCACTTCACATTAATACAAATTATGATGCAAAAAGACAGCAATGAGATGTCTAGAGATCCCGCTAATCTTACATAATCACTTAATTAAACAATATATTAGTCATAATTAAACATATGAGTCTATTATTTTTGCGTCTACATTGCCAATACCAATTTTATTACTTACCTTTATGAAAATGTGGCAATGATACTTAAGATAAACAGGCAAATTAAGTAGGTTATGAAGCCACCTCGTAACAGGTGGGAACCTATCTGGCCACAGAGGAAAAATAATAGGTTTTCATTTCACCAAGTTAATTCTTTCTAATTAATCAGTGCGAATGTGTTTGGTTCTTTAAAACTTAGGCCAATCTGAACATTGAAATTAATGCTTCCAACTTTTCAGAAGTTCTTTCTCTGACTTCCTCTACCTCTTAGGACACAAGTGCGATGTTAAGAATTATAGGAAAGTATGTTCATGGCAACTTTTGATACGAACCATTTTCCTTTATTAATTTCAGGCTGCTCGGAACAATGTGCTTCTGGCTGTTCCAGCTCTGCTTTATGCTATTAATAACTACCTGAAGTTTATTATGCAGGTAAATATTTTTTTGTGGTTCCTCACTTGGATCTGTAGTATTAAGAGGTTTCATGAGAGGCTTATCATATTCTCATGGACTTACTGCCCTTATCTTAGATGGGAACGAATAAAACGGAATGGGTTATAGAGAGGGATTAATATACCCAACCTCAACTAGCTTGGGGTGGAGGCATAACTGATCGATATGACCATTATCTTAGATATTTTGTTTCCAGTAGTGTGCAATTCTAATATTATTAAGGAATGTCATGTGCTTTCCAACTTATAGATCTCTGTACATATTACTCAAATGTACATTacaagaagattttttttttatatttaaaaaaaggaatattttttttataacctCTTTTCTTGTTTTAGATCAGAAAGTAATTTGAGTATCTTCCCTGAAAGTTGAGAACTTTGGCATGAAGAGATTTGGTTGTCACTTCAAGTGGAAATGTATAACCTTCTGGATTTCTGACATTCTGTATCTATTGTGactattttcttcaaaatcttaTGTTAAACTACTGGAATTCAGGAATTCATGTCCTCTTACCTTTGTACTTTTATCTTACGCGCTTTTTACCTGATGAACTTTCTTGTCTAGTCCTGAAGTTTTGCAGTTTTGGTGCATGTTATTGGGGTAAAACTATCCTCTCGCACTTCCTAATGACACTGTTGTTCTTCGTGCAGTTATATTTTAACCCTGCTACTGTAAAGATGCTGAGTAACTTGAAGGTATCCATTTGCTTATAGTTATTGCTGACACTGTCAGAGCTTTCAACTTCACGTGAGAATTCTACAGTAGTTTTGGAACCACAGTTAAAATGTAcggagattgaaatttggaaggATTTACTGTAGGTGTTAAATATTCCACATATGTCCTCAGGATTTAGTGGAAGATATACGGTTTTGCTTGTTTCTCTTTGGATGGTAGTGAACTGTTTAGTACTTATTTTCTTTGGGATATCGGAGTGCCCAGGCCAACTGTACCTTGGATGATCCATCAGGCAGCCTGTCCAATTCACAAGCATGGGTTGCCATGGTAATCCAGCCCCACAAAGCTGGAGTCGATGGGCGCACATCAAGTGTTGTAGTTGGGATTAGGTGGTGAGCTGGCTAGTCATTTAATTGCGGCTTGTATCCAAGGATTTTGTGATTACTGCCTGAGTGCTTGACTGCTTGTGATGCCTAATCTTAGGATTCACTTATTTCTTAACATACTTGTACCacatctttccttttcttctgctGGTAGATTTATTTTCTTGAAGTTTCTGTTGGTGATAATTTTGCTTTTTTATTTCGTCAAACCTACAGGTTTTGGTAATTGCAATCTTGTTAAAGATGATTATGAAACGTCGTTTTTCCATAATTCAGGTCGGTTAAGAAAACAGAGGTTTGTTTATTAACTATGGTCACCTGTATTTAGTTGATATTTAGATTTCGGCCATGCTGTCTTTATACTTCTTGTAGCCTGAAAAAATGTTAGCTATCTATGACTGTCTAAAGTAATTGGTCACAGTGGGAGGCTCTTGCACTATTGCTTATTGGCATCAGTGTGAATCAGCTGCGCACTTTGCCGGAAGGTACAACAGCTTTGGGTCTTCCAGTGACAACAGGCGCATATTTGTATACCATGATTTTCGTAAGTATGAATATGAAGATAATTCTTAATGACTACGCACATTCTAAGCTTGGGTGATCCATCAGATATTCTAGCTTTGAGTGCTACTGCTTTCAAGAATCACTTCACATTGGGGATCTGGGCATCAGTTTGCAATGTTCCATGTTCATGCATattccctttctttcttttttttttctgtggGGGTCCTAAGAGAATATACATGGTTCACAAATAGTGCCACTTGTACTGGACAAAACCTTAATGCCATATTTTCTCGACTTTTCACCTGGTTGCCTAATTTAATGTATAGAAACTGATGCAATATAATAATTCAGGTCACTGTTCCTTCACTGGCTTCTGTCTACAATGAATATGCTTTGAAGAGCCAATTCGAGACTAGCATTTATCTTCAGGTGAACTTTTACTGCTGATCACTCCAAAAATGCTTTAAAATGCTGCAGTGAGTTCGACTTCATTCAACTGGTTCCCAGGAAAAACCATAGACATCTTCTCCTCCTTAGCTTCTTCTTCTTTCGTTTCCCATAGTTACTTCAGTGTCAGTTTGAACCATCACCTAGAACTGTTATGACTTACGGATTTGCTAATAATCAGGTTTTTCTGAGCAGTATCTTTGCTTGATGTAATTTTACAAGCTAATAGTTTGATAATCTAGATGCTCCAAGTAGTGAGGTGCTTCTAACTTCTAGGTGTGGCTTTGCTTAATGGGTGTTTATGACTTTATAAATGATACATGCAAACAACTGAACTGCTCTTTGCAGAATTTGTTTTTGTACGGATATGGTGCGATCTTCAACTTCCTAGGCATACTTGGAACTGCCATTTTCAAAGGTATGAATGGGAAATCTTGTTTCTGGGACTATTAGATGAAATACCATCCATTGCAGGATGCAAACTTGCTTATACTTCCCAAGTCTTTTTGGCTTTGGCTAAAATGGTTATGGTGTATCAGTCCACCTCTACCATTGTTGAGGACGTACTTCTAAATTGTTGGTTAATGCACAAAACTTAATTTCTTCCTTTACTCGTGGTTAAAATTCTGTCCCAAATGCCCTTTAGGACCTGACAGTTTGGATATCTTACGGGGACACTCACGAGCAACAATGTTTTTGATATGCAACAATGCAGCTCAGGGAATCCTGTCTTCGTTTTTCTTCAAGTATGCAGGTGAGGCCTCTCTCACTTATTTGGCTTCCCGAGTCGACAAGATGCATCATGTTTACATCCCATATAACCATCCATTTCTATTCCATAAAAAGTTTTGGTGTTTAAAATTCTGTTGTATGTGGGACTTGAGCTTTTTTCTCCTTAAATTTGGCCAATTTCTGCACTCCAAAAATGGGCCGTCTCAATTTTTGAGTATGTGCTATTGAATTTAGATACTAGTTCTTACAAGGTAGGTCCAATCTCCTTATCAAAAAAGGTAGGTCCAATCTGGTAGTGAGTGACATGCAGATTTCATTTTTCCAAGTTGTTTGTATTGTCTTGtaaattttactaattaaatGCATTAACTAATCATAGCTTCAATTTTTCATTTGCAGATACAATTCTGAAGAAGTATTCATCAACTGTTGCCACTATTTTTACTGGAATAGCATCTGCTGTTCTGTTTGGACATACCCTTACAATGAACTTTATTTTAGGAATCTCTATTGTGTTTATCTCGATGCATCAGGTTATATTTGGGTGCTGTTATCAATTTTGAGTGGCATGATCAATTTTTTTCTTGGACTCACGTCAAGCTTCAACTTTTCAGTTCTTTTCACCTCTTGCAAAGGTCAAGGATGAGACACAAAACGATAGTTTGGAAATGGATTCTCAGAAAAACTACAGGTGCACTCTTTTTTCATGTTTCAACTTTGTGAAAGCAAAATTGATATAGAGGAGAGATCAGGGTTACCTTACAACGTCTTATATCTACGGGTTTGTGAGATGCTTATGTCTAGATTTGCCCTTTAGATTGTTTTGGACCAAGTATTTATCATTCTTAGGAGTCGGTAGTGTCAAACCCCAAGAGTATGGGAGATACTGGACCCAGGTTACAATGTAGACATATCTATATGTTTGCAGACATTAAAGTATTGGAAATGTGCAAGTTCTGTACACTATGATGGCGTATACCACTTGATCTGGTGTGAGACTATCTGGGATTCAGATGTTTAGAAAGTTTTAGTTCCTTTAGTATGCTAGTTGCAACCGGATGAATCTTGGAGGGCCAATGGCAGACCTCTACCTTTCACTATCACAAAAGGTATAGATATTTTTCATGCAGCCAAGTGAGCTAATTGGGTAGTTTTACTTAGATATGGAGCCCTTGAAATTTCATGAGCtttttttgatgaaataaaattgTTGTATTAAAAGGCATCAAAAAGATGCAAGAGTATGAAATTTCATGAGCTCTTTATCCCCCCAAAAGAGAAAAAGCTTTGCAATCTTAAATTTATATCCAAATTattactgtttttttttttactttctcaTAAATGGTCCACTTGCCATATTGTAAGCCTTTACGACAAGTTCAACTAATGAAACTTAATTgtatctagaaagtaaaacaagTGATGAAGAAGTGCATGACTGAATGACACCTCAACTTTGTGGCTGTCTTCACAAGATATATTAAAATGAGAGGAAGGATCCAACTTTTTTCAAACGGGAAATCTTTTGGTGACTGCTAGCAAAACTTACGAAATGTAAGTAATTGGCAAGCACGGAAAAAAAGGAGTTTTCATGTCAAAAACTTTAAAATAGGGAATACCCCCCAGTTCAGAattggaaaaggaaaaggaagaaagaggAGAGCATTTGAGTGAGAATCCCTATTGATAAGATCAAGAGCTCTTTTTGTTTGTTATCAGTTTTTGGGCCACTATCAAGAGTATTACCCACTATGTTGATGCATGACTTGATGTACTAGAGGCATTGAGCCTCACCTTTTTTCACGCTACCTTGGTGCCTTTCTAATACTATTCTCTGAATTATGAA harbors:
- the LOC107827497 gene encoding CMP-sialic acid transporter 5 isoform X1 yields the protein MNGMAECSVCHSKLGVSPNTRTVSKAYDHHRTDVSLKTRAFNVFLVVGDCVLVGLQPILVYMSKVDGKFEFSPISVNFLTELAKVAFAVVMLCLQARGQKAGEKSLLSFSTLFQAARNNVLLAVPALLYAINNYLKFIMQLYFNPATVKMLSNLKVLVIAILLKMIMKRRFSIIQWEALALLLIGISVNQLRTLPEGTTALGLPVTTGAYLYTMIFVTVPSLASVYNEYALKSQFETSIYLQNLFLYGYGAIFNFLGILGTAIFKGPDSLDILRGHSRATMFLICNNAAQGILSSFFFKYADTILKKYSSTVATIFTGIASAVLFGHTLTMNFILGISIVFISMHQFFSPLAKVKDETQNDSLEMDSQKNYRSKDGSFINMAAGANEDASHRVGPDEKEPLLPR
- the LOC107827497 gene encoding CMP-sialic acid transporter 5 isoform X2 encodes the protein MSKVDGKFEFSPISVNFLTELAKVAFAVVMLCLQARGQKAGEKSLLSFSTLFQAARNNVLLAVPALLYAINNYLKFIMQLYFNPATVKMLSNLKVLVIAILLKMIMKRRFSIIQWEALALLLIGISVNQLRTLPEGTTALGLPVTTGAYLYTMIFVTVPSLASVYNEYALKSQFETSIYLQNLFLYGYGAIFNFLGILGTAIFKGPDSLDILRGHSRATMFLICNNAAQGILSSFFFKYADTILKKYSSTVATIFTGIASAVLFGHTLTMNFILGISIVFISMHQFFSPLAKVKDETQNDSLEMDSQKNYRSKDGSFINMAAGANEDASHRVGPDEKEPLLPR